The Vairimorpha necatrix chromosome 11, complete sequence genome window below encodes:
- a CDS encoding integrase catalytic domain-containing protein: MTDIFSKFTRIWFKEKFRSVEVIECINTWIRECGKPKTPISDNGPQYLIPPYFPQSNGILERINKTIVEVLRMNKGTKMSDIVRKIEHRINNNINTSLEFHLEKLYGEITSMM, from the exons ATGactgatattttttctaaatttactAGAATATGGTTTAAGGAGAAGTTTAGAAGCGTAGAAGTGATTGAGTGTATAAATACGTGGATTAGGGAGTGCGGAAAACCGAAAACGCCAATCTCCGATAATGGACCACAGTAT TTAATACCCCCTTACTTTCCTCAAAGTAATGGAATATTAGAAAGAATCAATAAAACAATAGTAGAAGTACTGAGAATGAATAAAGGTACAAAAATGAGTGACATCGTTAGGAAAATTGAGCACAGAATTAATAACAACATCAACACTTCACTTGAGTTTCACCTAGAGAAATTGTATGGGGAAATAACTTCTATGATGTAG